One genomic segment of Bradyrhizobium prioriisuperbiae includes these proteins:
- a CDS encoding L-aspartate oxidase, with translation MPINSISPHDDIVIVGGGLAGLFCALKLAPRPVTVISAAPLGQGASTAWAQGGIAAAVAEGDSAEAHAADTIAVGGGLVDEAVALGIAREAPARIDDLLRYGVPFDRDLEGKLAVGREAAHSARRIVHVRGDMAGGAIIAALIAAVRATPSIRVIEGYVAEELLSDGETVAGLRIRKAGDQHAKPVTITARAVVLATGGIGHLYAVTTNPAEASGQGLAIAARAGAVIADPEFVQFHPTAIMAGRDPAPLATEALRGEGAALINSHGERFMAALHPLAELAPRDIVARGVFAEIAAGRGAFLDARSALGARFADKFPTVYASCLKGGIDPADAPIPIAPAAHYHMGGVAVDARGRTSLRGLWAGGEVSCTGAHGANRLASNSLLEAVVYAGRIAEDILGQSLATAIHHVSDVGSLNGGLGTNNEKRLRQLMTAQVGVIRDSNGLAGAVRELADIEANATTASMRNMAVTALLVATAAWARRESRGAHDRSDYPTELADAQRTTITLTSARAIATSLGAARAEKIPLMA, from the coding sequence ATGCCAATCAACAGCATCTCTCCACACGACGACATCGTGATCGTCGGCGGCGGCCTTGCCGGACTGTTCTGCGCGCTGAAGCTCGCGCCCCGCCCGGTCACGGTGATCTCGGCCGCACCGCTTGGCCAGGGCGCTTCAACCGCCTGGGCACAGGGCGGCATTGCGGCTGCGGTCGCCGAGGGCGACAGCGCGGAGGCGCATGCCGCGGATACGATCGCGGTCGGCGGTGGGCTGGTCGACGAAGCCGTGGCGCTCGGCATCGCCCGCGAGGCACCGGCGCGCATCGACGATCTGCTGCGCTACGGCGTGCCGTTCGACCGCGATCTCGAAGGCAAGCTTGCGGTCGGGCGCGAGGCCGCGCACTCGGCGCGACGCATCGTGCATGTGCGCGGCGACATGGCGGGTGGCGCCATCATCGCGGCCCTGATCGCCGCGGTGCGCGCGACACCATCGATCCGCGTGATCGAGGGTTATGTCGCCGAGGAGTTGCTCAGCGACGGCGAGACCGTCGCCGGGCTGCGTATCCGCAAGGCAGGCGACCAACATGCAAAACCGGTGACCATCACGGCTCGCGCGGTCGTACTCGCGACCGGCGGCATTGGCCATCTCTACGCTGTGACCACCAACCCGGCGGAAGCCAGCGGCCAGGGGCTCGCCATCGCGGCGCGGGCCGGCGCTGTCATCGCCGATCCCGAATTCGTGCAGTTTCATCCGACAGCCATCATGGCCGGCCGCGATCCGGCCCCGCTAGCCACCGAGGCGCTGCGCGGCGAAGGCGCCGCGCTGATCAACAGCCATGGCGAGCGCTTCATGGCGGCGCTGCATCCCCTCGCCGAGCTTGCCCCGCGCGACATCGTCGCTCGCGGCGTGTTCGCCGAGATCGCCGCCGGCCGCGGTGCGTTTCTCGACGCGCGCAGCGCGCTCGGTGCGCGCTTCGCTGACAAATTCCCGACCGTGTATGCGAGCTGCCTCAAGGGCGGCATCGACCCGGCCGATGCACCAATCCCGATCGCGCCGGCCGCGCACTATCACATGGGCGGGGTGGCGGTGGATGCGCGCGGGCGGACATCGCTGCGGGGCCTGTGGGCCGGCGGCGAGGTCTCCTGCACCGGCGCCCATGGCGCCAACCGGCTCGCCTCCAACTCGCTGCTGGAGGCGGTGGTCTATGCCGGCCGCATCGCCGAGGATATTTTGGGACAATCCCTGGCCACAGCGATCCATCACGTCTCCGACGTCGGCTCATTGAATGGCGGTTTGGGCACCAACAACGAAAAGCGGCTGCGGCAGTTGATGACCGCGCAGGTCGGCGTGATCCGCGACAGCAACGGTCTCGCCGGTGCCGTACGCGAACTCGCTGATATCGAGGCCAATGCCACCACGGCATCGATGCGCAACATGGCCGTGACCGCGTTGCTGGTCGCGACCGCGGCCTGGGCGCGGCGCGAAAGCCGCGGCGCGCATGATCGCTCCGATTATCCGACCGAACTCGCAGACGCGCAGCGCACCACCATCACGCTGACATCAGCCCGCGCGATCGCCACTTCACTCGGCGCTGCGCGTGCCGAAAAAATTCCGCTGATGGCCTGA
- the nadC gene encoding carboxylating nicotinate-nucleotide diphosphorylase — protein sequence MTTPATLLHPDAFLSPLAIDEAVRRALDEDLGRAGDITSISTIPEGTQAHAILVARQSGVIAGLPLAVAVFRQLSPDINIQAHVRDGKAVAAGMHMLVISGPARAVLAGERTALNFVGRLSGVATLTANYVRHTLTTKTRICCIRKTTPGLRALEKYAVRCGGGFNHRFGLDDAVLIKDNHIAVAGGIKPVLTRARAHVGHMVKVEIEVDTLAQLREVLDTGLADVVLLDNMDIATLREAVGIAGGRVVLEASGGVTEQSIADIARTGVDYISSGALTHSAPNFDVALDIDA from the coding sequence ATGACAACGCCTGCCACCCTGCTCCACCCCGACGCGTTCCTCTCGCCGTTGGCCATCGACGAAGCGGTGCGCCGCGCCCTCGACGAAGACCTGGGACGCGCCGGCGACATCACCTCGATATCGACCATTCCCGAAGGCACCCAGGCCCATGCGATCCTGGTCGCGCGGCAGTCTGGCGTGATCGCGGGCCTGCCGTTGGCGGTGGCGGTGTTCCGGCAGCTGTCGCCCGACATCAACATCCAGGCCCATGTGCGCGACGGCAAGGCGGTCGCCGCTGGGATGCACATGCTCGTGATCTCCGGGCCAGCGCGGGCGGTGCTCGCGGGCGAACGCACCGCGCTGAATTTCGTCGGGCGGCTGTCCGGCGTCGCAACCCTGACGGCGAACTACGTCCGCCACACTTTGACAACCAAGACGCGGATCTGCTGCATCCGCAAGACCACTCCTGGCCTGCGTGCGCTGGAGAAATACGCGGTGCGCTGCGGCGGCGGCTTCAACCATCGTTTCGGCCTCGACGACGCGGTGCTGATCAAGGACAACCACATCGCGGTGGCCGGCGGCATCAAGCCGGTACTCACCCGCGCCCGCGCCCACGTCGGACACATGGTCAAGGTCGAGATCGAGGTCGACACTCTGGCCCAGCTGCGCGAGGTGCTGGACACCGGCCTCGCCGACGTGGTGCTGCTCGACAATATGGACATCGCGACCCTGCGCGAGGCGGTCGGGATCGCCGGGGGACGCGTGGTGCTGGAAGCGTCCGGCGGCGTCACCGAGCAATCGATCGCCGATATCGCCCGCACCGGCGTCGATTACATTTCCAGCGGCGCATTGACCCATTCGGCGCCGAATTTCGACGTCGCGCTGGATATCGACGCCTGA
- a CDS encoding SMI1/KNR4 family protein gives MQHALITLPEASMYLAKFFHRPPGDDDRELLLIPGGDPMLIGIHMRETGDDFLRDEFSNIRDAVAAFHRHTGDLVAAGYMETTHTRYTLRNLLPDPQPKPEWQKGLDDLMLAALSAPLTEQARLLALLADTQAAHEPLYLWLAAHHGMAGDGQQDRTLRFAEQARDTLASRRAGKIPHYTWSIAESDLEGWIFEVISEGHLYADDPAAALAAIEQAWEVAPNQQRGIQRATILCEHFPDRQDEAFDLAYKWSSHGGYEAIMARPAYAQYVARRKSKPKANKGWHWTAKQPVSEAEVRAAEAQLGADLPMDYRNFLTTFGKAQLAIRLPDESSDFCFFGAAELAQQRQNLFDFIVRTEPDPANAAAYFRTQYGVSLRDLVPIAEPAQESRCLVIHLGKGDRFGWCFQWDHDGAWELEQATPSFDATLKALTDGIARRDKVTLGFLGVYLD, from the coding sequence GTGCAGCACGCCCTGATCACCCTCCCCGAGGCCTCCATGTATCTCGCGAAATTCTTCCATCGCCCGCCGGGCGACGACGACCGTGAATTGCTCCTGATCCCGGGCGGCGATCCGATGCTGATCGGCATCCATATGCGCGAGACCGGGGACGACTTCCTGCGCGACGAGTTCTCGAACATCCGTGACGCGGTCGCCGCATTCCACCGCCACACCGGCGATCTCGTCGCAGCCGGCTACATGGAAACCACCCACACCCGCTATACACTGCGCAACCTGCTGCCCGATCCGCAGCCAAAACCGGAATGGCAAAAAGGCCTCGACGATCTGATGCTGGCGGCGCTCAGCGCTCCTCTAACCGAGCAGGCGCGGCTTCTGGCGTTGCTCGCAGACACACAGGCCGCACATGAGCCGCTCTATCTCTGGCTCGCGGCACACCACGGGATGGCCGGCGATGGCCAGCAGGACCGGACGCTGCGCTTCGCCGAACAGGCGCGCGACACGCTGGCATCACGCCGGGCCGGCAAGATACCGCACTACACCTGGTCCATCGCGGAGAGCGATCTCGAAGGCTGGATCTTCGAAGTGATCTCCGAGGGACATCTGTATGCGGACGACCCGGCGGCGGCGCTCGCCGCCATCGAACAGGCCTGGGAGGTCGCGCCGAACCAGCAACGCGGCATCCAGCGCGCGACGATTTTGTGTGAGCATTTTCCGGACCGGCAAGACGAAGCCTTCGACCTCGCCTACAAATGGTCAAGCCATGGCGGCTACGAGGCGATCATGGCACGTCCGGCCTATGCGCAGTACGTCGCCCGTCGCAAGAGCAAACCGAAAGCCAACAAGGGCTGGCACTGGACAGCCAAGCAGCCCGTGAGCGAGGCAGAGGTGCGTGCGGCCGAAGCCCAGCTCGGCGCCGACCTGCCAATGGACTACCGCAATTTTCTGACCACGTTCGGCAAGGCCCAGCTGGCGATCCGCCTGCCTGACGAGTCCAGCGATTTCTGTTTCTTCGGCGCCGCCGAACTTGCCCAGCAACGCCAGAACCTGTTCGATTTCATCGTGCGGACCGAGCCGGATCCGGCAAACGCCGCCGCCTATTTTCGCACGCAATATGGCGTCTCGCTGCGCGACCTGGTGCCGATCGCCGAGCCCGCGCAGGAAAGCCGTTGCCTGGTGATCCATCTCGGCAAGGGCGATCGTTTCGGCTGGTGCTTTCAATGGGACCATGACGGCGCATGGGAGCTCGAACAAGCCACTCCGAGTTTCGATGCGACGTTGAAGGCGCTCACCGACGGCATCGCACGGCGCGACAAGGTCACCCTGGGTTTTCTCGGCGTCTATCTGGATTGA
- a CDS encoding cell wall hydrolase, with the protein MPVLRNGPKGTHFVSFGLSLSLFALLPSEIGYQDLAALLARQPGVAERSQHHVATTFPTIRVAAFSLPRPIGTSIPHSASYRLASLDSQSSDITGAITRGPLGQDPRRLQAGDFPKVDRTLKSDRLALQTPPQDEPADAVRLPEDPATSNASVFGAKTADSAPAAAEPLDEELQAALQAPPLPQYDASLSLEGIPATSAPNAGEPVGATEGFSVKIASLFFGNGAMGVPSGSLERWQPGEEPVIVLPHAPADTDLKAYAPPSVKPGADIKGGETSVDKGHVIAAPKRQKTPSERLGLNDKARAKAEKCLAEAVYFEARGEAVRGQIAVAQVVMNRVFSGFYPTTVCGVVYQNKHRHLACQFTFACDNVADVVREPEMWERARKIAKATLDGQLWLPEVAKSTHYHAYWVRPSWVHEMKKMYKYGVHTFYRPRAWGDGREAPSWGTPSETAAISAKL; encoded by the coding sequence ATGCCTGTGTTGCGTAACGGGCCGAAGGGCACGCACTTTGTGTCCTTCGGTCTCAGTCTCAGCCTGTTCGCTCTGTTGCCGAGCGAGATTGGCTACCAGGATCTTGCGGCCTTGCTCGCACGCCAGCCCGGCGTCGCGGAGCGGTCGCAACACCATGTCGCGACCACCTTCCCCACCATCCGCGTTGCCGCCTTCAGCCTGCCGCGGCCGATCGGAACCTCGATTCCCCATTCCGCCAGCTATCGTCTTGCCAGCCTCGACAGCCAAAGCAGCGACATCACCGGCGCGATCACGCGCGGTCCGCTCGGGCAGGATCCGCGCCGGCTGCAGGCCGGTGATTTCCCGAAGGTCGATCGCACGCTGAAGAGCGATCGGCTGGCGTTGCAGACGCCGCCGCAGGACGAGCCGGCCGACGCTGTGAGGCTGCCTGAAGATCCCGCGACCTCCAACGCCTCGGTGTTTGGCGCGAAGACCGCGGACTCAGCGCCCGCCGCGGCCGAGCCGCTCGACGAGGAACTGCAGGCCGCGCTGCAGGCGCCGCCGCTGCCGCAATACGACGCCTCGCTGTCACTCGAGGGAATTCCTGCGACGTCCGCGCCGAACGCTGGGGAGCCGGTGGGCGCGACCGAAGGCTTTTCGGTGAAGATCGCCAGTCTGTTTTTTGGCAACGGCGCAATGGGCGTTCCCAGCGGATCGCTCGAGCGCTGGCAGCCCGGCGAGGAGCCGGTCATCGTGCTGCCGCATGCACCGGCGGATACGGATCTGAAGGCCTATGCACCGCCGTCGGTGAAGCCCGGCGCGGACATCAAAGGCGGCGAGACCTCCGTCGACAAGGGACACGTGATTGCCGCGCCGAAGCGGCAGAAGACGCCGTCCGAGCGCCTCGGTCTCAACGACAAGGCGCGCGCCAAGGCCGAAAAATGTCTTGCCGAGGCTGTGTATTTCGAAGCGCGTGGCGAAGCGGTGCGCGGCCAGATTGCGGTGGCGCAGGTGGTGATGAACCGGGTGTTCTCCGGCTTCTATCCCACCACGGTGTGCGGCGTGGTCTATCAGAACAAGCACCGTCATCTGGCCTGCCAGTTCACCTTTGCCTGCGACAATGTTGCCGACGTGGTGCGCGAGCCGGAGATGTGGGAGCGCGCCAGGAAGATCGCCAAGGCCACCCTGGACGGACAGCTGTGGCTGCCGGAAGTCGCCAAGTCCACGCACTATCATGCCTACTGGGTGCGCCCGTCCTGGGTGCACGAGATGAAGAAGATGTACAAATACGGCGTGCACACCTTCTATCGTCCCCGTGCCTGGGGTGACGGCCGCGAAGCGCCGAGCTGGGGCACTCCGAGTGAGACCGCGGCGATTTCAGCGAAGCTGTAA
- the ppdK gene encoding pyruvate, phosphate dikinase, translating to MAKAASKTKPAPAKSRTSAAPSARAAKPLKAVAKPAANKAVAKPAAKVVAKPAAKPVAKPAAKPIAKAPAKPAAKVVAKPVAKPAAKPVAAAVKSGKWVYTFGDGKAEGKAGLRDLLGGKGANLAEMANLGLPVPPGFTIPTTVCTYFYANDKTYPKELKAQVEAALTYVSKITGKGFGDTKNPLLVSVRSGGRASMPGMMDTVLNLGLNDETVEALAAKSGDRRFAYDSYRRFITMYSDVVLGFEHHHFEDILDGHKDSKGYNLDTDLTAEDWVELVGKYKDAVARETGHDFPQDPHAQLWGAVGAVFSSWMNARAVTYRRLHDIPESWGTAVNVQAMVFGNMGDTSATGVAFTRNPSTGERKLYGEFLINAQGEDVVAGIRTPQDITEEARKESGSDKASMEDAMPDAFDELVRIYTQLEKHYRDMQDMEFTVEQGKLWMLQTRNGKRTAKAALRIAVELANEGLISKKDAVLRVDPASLDQLLHPTIDPSANRDVIATGLPASPGAASGEIVFSSDEAAKLQADGRKVILVRVETSPEDIHGMHAAEGILTTRGGMTSHAAVVARGMGKPCVSGCGSIRVDYGRGTMTIGGRTFKAGDVITIDGSLGQVLAGRMPMIEPELSGEFGTLMGWADQVRKLKVRANADTPADARTAIRFGTEGVGLCRTEHMFFEETRIRTVREMILAEDEQSRRAALAKLLPMQRADFVDLFEIMKGLPVTIRLLDPPLHEFLPHTQAEIEEVARAMNADPRRLADRVRELSEFNPMLGFRGCRLAIAYPEIAEMQARAIFEAAGVAAKRTGEPVGIEVMVPLIATKAEFDLIKARIDATAVSVSRETGAKLVYQTGTMIELPRACLMAGDIAETAEFFSFGTNDLTQTTYGISRDDAAGFLGTYMSRGIIEIDPFVSIDRDGVGELVKIGVQRGRKTRAGLKMGICGEHGGDPVSVAFCHEVGLDYVSCSPYRVPIARLAAAQAALGKTATSQA from the coding sequence ATGGCCAAAGCTGCATCGAAGACCAAACCCGCCCCAGCAAAATCAAGGACATCCGCCGCCCCGAGCGCGCGTGCCGCAAAGCCGCTCAAGGCGGTGGCCAAGCCCGCTGCCAATAAGGCTGTTGCCAAGCCGGCCGCCAAGGTCGTGGCCAAACCAGCAGCAAAGCCTGTCGCCAAACCAGCCGCCAAACCAATCGCAAAGGCCCCGGCCAAACCGGCCGCCAAGGTGGTTGCCAAGCCGGTGGCGAAGCCTGCCGCAAAGCCTGTGGCCGCGGCGGTCAAGTCCGGCAAATGGGTCTACACGTTCGGTGACGGCAAGGCGGAGGGCAAAGCTGGCCTGCGCGATCTGCTCGGCGGCAAGGGCGCCAATCTGGCTGAGATGGCCAATCTCGGCCTGCCGGTGCCCCCCGGCTTCACCATTCCGACCACGGTGTGCACCTATTTCTACGCCAACGACAAAACCTATCCGAAGGAATTGAAGGCGCAGGTCGAAGCGGCGCTGACCTATGTCAGCAAGATCACCGGCAAGGGCTTCGGCGACACCAAGAACCCGCTGCTGGTCTCGGTGCGCTCCGGCGGCCGGGCCTCGATGCCCGGCATGATGGACACCGTGCTCAATCTCGGCCTCAACGACGAGACCGTCGAGGCGCTGGCGGCGAAATCCGGTGATCGCCGGTTCGCCTATGACAGCTATCGCCGTTTCATCACCATGTATTCCGACGTGGTGCTCGGCTTCGAGCATCATCACTTCGAGGACATCCTCGACGGCCACAAGGACAGCAAGGGCTACAACCTCGACACGGATTTGACCGCGGAAGACTGGGTCGAACTGGTCGGCAAGTACAAGGACGCCGTTGCACGCGAAACCGGTCATGATTTCCCGCAGGATCCGCATGCGCAGTTGTGGGGCGCGGTCGGCGCTGTCTTCTCGTCCTGGATGAACGCGCGCGCGGTGACTTATCGGCGCCTGCACGACATTCCGGAATCCTGGGGCACCGCGGTCAACGTGCAGGCCATGGTGTTCGGCAACATGGGCGACACCTCGGCCACCGGCGTTGCCTTTACCCGCAACCCTTCGACCGGCGAGCGCAAGCTGTACGGCGAATTCCTGATCAATGCGCAGGGCGAGGACGTCGTTGCCGGCATCCGCACGCCGCAGGACATCACCGAAGAGGCGCGCAAGGAGTCCGGCTCCGACAAGGCGTCGATGGAAGACGCGATGCCGGACGCGTTCGATGAACTGGTCCGGATCTACACCCAGCTCGAAAAGCACTACCGTGACATGCAGGACATGGAATTCACGGTCGAGCAGGGCAAGCTGTGGATGCTGCAGACCCGCAACGGCAAGCGCACCGCCAAGGCCGCGCTGCGCATCGCCGTCGAACTCGCCAATGAAGGGCTGATCAGCAAGAAGGACGCCGTGCTGCGCGTCGATCCGGCGTCGCTGGATCAATTGCTGCATCCGACCATCGATCCCAGCGCCAACCGCGACGTGATCGCGACCGGCTTGCCGGCGTCGCCTGGTGCGGCCTCCGGCGAAATCGTGTTCTCGTCGGACGAAGCCGCCAAGCTGCAGGCCGATGGGCGTAAAGTTATTCTGGTGCGCGTCGAGACCAGCCCGGAAGACATCCATGGCATGCACGCCGCCGAAGGCATTCTCACCACCCGCGGCGGCATGACCTCGCACGCGGCGGTGGTCGCCCGCGGCATGGGCAAGCCTTGCGTCTCGGGCTGCGGCTCGATCCGTGTCGATTACGGCCGCGGCACCATGACGATCGGCGGGCGCACCTTCAAGGCCGGCGACGTCATCACCATCGATGGTTCGTTGGGCCAGGTGCTGGCCGGACGCATGCCGATGATCGAGCCGGAACTGTCCGGCGAGTTCGGCACGCTGATGGGCTGGGCCGATCAGGTGCGCAAGCTCAAGGTGCGCGCCAATGCCGATACGCCGGCGGATGCCCGCACCGCGATCCGGTTCGGCACCGAGGGCGTTGGTCTCTGCCGCACCGAGCACATGTTCTTCGAGGAAACCCGCATCCGCACCGTGCGCGAGATGATCCTCGCCGAGGACGAACAGTCGCGCCGCGCGGCGCTGGCGAAACTTCTGCCGATGCAGCGCGCCGACTTCGTCGACCTGTTCGAGATCATGAAGGGGCTGCCGGTGACGATCCGGTTGCTCGATCCGCCGCTGCACGAATTCCTGCCGCACACCCAGGCGGAGATCGAGGAAGTCGCCCGCGCCATGAACGCCGATCCGCGGCGTCTCGCCGACCGGGTGCGCGAGCTGTCGGAGTTCAATCCGATGCTCGGCTTCCGCGGCTGCCGTCTCGCGATCGCCTATCCGGAGATCGCCGAGATGCAGGCGCGCGCGATCTTCGAGGCGGCCGGCGTTGCCGCCAAGCGTACCGGCGAGCCGGTCGGCATCGAGGTGATGGTGCCGCTGATCGCGACCAAGGCTGAGTTCGACCTGATCAAGGCCCGTATCGATGCGACCGCGGTTTCGGTCTCGCGCGAGACCGGCGCCAAGCTCGTCTACCAGACCGGCACCATGATCGAACTGCCGCGCGCCTGCCTGATGGCCGGCGATATCGCCGAGACCGCCGAGTTCTTCTCGTTCGGCACCAACGACCTGACCCAGACCACCTACGGCATCAGCCGCGACGACGCCGCGGGTTTCCTCGGCACCTACATGTCGCGCGGCATCATCGAGATCGATCCGTTCGTCTCGATCGATCGCGACGGCGTCGGTGAGCTGGTGAAGATCGGTGTGCAGCGCGGACGCAAGACCCGCGCCGGTCTGAAGATGGGAATCTGCGGCGAGCACGGCGGCGATCCCGTTTCGGTCGCGTTCTGTCATGAGGTCGGGCTCGACTACGTCTCCTGCTCGCCCTACCGCGTGCCGATCGCCCGCCTGGCCGCAGCGCAGGCCGCGCTCGGCAAGACGGCGACAAGTCAGGCGTAA
- a CDS encoding DUF3096 domain-containing protein produces the protein MHLTSAHIPAIVALIAGILILVMPRLLNFIVAIYLIFIGLVGLGVLRALHL, from the coding sequence ATGCACCTGACCAGCGCTCATATTCCAGCCATCGTCGCCCTGATTGCGGGCATCCTCATCCTGGTGATGCCACGGCTGCTCAATTTCATCGTTGCCATCTATCTGATCTTCATCGGATTGGTCGGTCTCGGCGTTCTGCGCGCGCTTCACCTCTAA
- a CDS encoding DUF1236 domain-containing protein, whose protein sequence is MRHKILVLAVLTAAALPISAQAQQRVIVEEGTTTGMAGVPVGGGIITETQRPRFRQYVVQEQVPSYTVDAPVAVGTVLPEAGVTYYDVPQQFGSTTYRYTVVNDRSILVDPRTRRVMQVIE, encoded by the coding sequence ATGCGTCATAAAATTCTCGTTCTTGCCGTGCTTACAGCTGCCGCACTGCCGATCAGTGCGCAAGCCCAGCAGCGCGTGATCGTCGAAGAGGGCACGACAACCGGCATGGCCGGCGTGCCCGTCGGCGGCGGTATCATCACTGAAACGCAGCGGCCGCGCTTCCGGCAATATGTCGTCCAGGAACAGGTGCCGTCCTACACGGTCGATGCACCGGTTGCGGTGGGCACCGTGCTGCCCGAGGCCGGCGTAACCTACTACGACGTGCCGCAGCAGTTCGGCTCGACGACATATCGCTACACGGTGGTCAATGATCGCAGCATCCTGGTCGATCCGCGAACGCGGCGCGTGATGCAGGTGATCGAGTGA
- a CDS encoding class I SAM-dependent methyltransferase, protein MDRTTLSAYDTAAAAFAQDWHDQPPPSDLHAIVDSFFVQGTVADIGCGSGREVAWLAANGFPAQGFDASDGLLAEARRRYPQLSFRHAELPDMDGIAPASFDNVLCETVIMHLEHAAIAPSVRRLLDIAKPGGVLYLSWRVTPDADLRDKQGRLYAAFDAGLVRAELAVAQSLLDEQVVSASSGKTIHRMVVRKAG, encoded by the coding sequence ATGGACCGCACAACTCTCTCCGCCTACGACACCGCCGCAGCAGCCTTTGCCCAGGACTGGCACGACCAGCCGCCGCCGAGTGATCTGCATGCCATCGTTGACAGCTTTTTCGTCCAAGGCACCGTTGCCGATATCGGCTGCGGCTCGGGCCGCGAGGTGGCGTGGCTCGCCGCCAACGGTTTTCCCGCGCAGGGCTTCGACGCATCCGACGGACTGCTGGCGGAAGCGCGGCGGCGCTATCCGCAGTTGTCGTTCCGCCATGCCGAATTGCCTGATATGGACGGCATCGCGCCGGCGAGCTTCGACAACGTGCTGTGCGAGACGGTGATCATGCATCTGGAGCACGCGGCAATTGCGCCGTCGGTGCGGCGGCTGCTCGACATCGCCAAGCCCGGCGGCGTGCTGTATCTGAGCTGGCGGGTGACGCCGGATGCCGATCTGCGCGACAAGCAGGGCCGACTTTATGCGGCGTTCGATGCCGGCCTGGTGCGTGCCGAGCTTGCCGTCGCGCAATCGCTCCTCGACGAGCAGGTGGTCAGTGCCTCGTCCGGGAAGACCATCCATCGCATGGTTGTCCGAAAGGCCGGCTGA